One Thermoanaerobaculum aquaticum genomic window, CACCAGGCCGTAGGCGTCGGTGACCCCCCGGCGGGTGATCCCAGTTTCCCGCGAGGTCACCTCCACGCTGGCACCGGGCACTGCCAAACCCTGCTCGTCCACCGCCAGCACTTCCAGGGTGGCGGAGCTCACCTGGGCCATTGCCGGCAGGGCCGCAACGGCACAAAGCAAGAAAACCGCAAGCCGATGCCTTCTCATGACCTTGCCCTCCTTCCTTTCGCCTTGCTTTTCTGGGCGGGTTGCTGACCTTGGGGACACGGCTCCCCCCGGGGCAACAGCCCGCAGCGCAAAACCTTGATGAACTCGTGAACCGCCTGATGGGGGTCCATGCCAAAGTGCATGGGCACGCCGAAGTACTTTTCCACCGTAAAGAAGTAGAAAAACCAGCGAACCGAGAGCATCACCGCAAAAACCGGGTCCACCTCCCCGAGCTCGCCCCGCTCCTTTCGCGCCTTTAACGGCTCGTCGTAAATGCGGTGGAAGCGCTCGGCCATGGTCTCGTAAAACCAGCGCACGTGCTTGCCGGAAAACTCGATGACATCAATGTAAATCAGCATGATTTCGCGGCCAAAGCGGTCCACCACTTCTTCAAT contains:
- a CDS encoding TetR/AcrR family transcriptional regulator is translated as MAVSESRNASAEEVLKAALELFSRQGYGATTMRQIAEKAGTSLGNVYHHFKNKEEIFATLLNRYFQVLLDPNLRLNQVFARAAFPEDLEEMAAAIEEVVDRFGREIMLIYIDVIEFSGKHVRWFYETMAERFHRIYDEPLKARKERGELGEVDPVFAVMLSVRWFFYFFTVEKYFGVPMHFGMDPHQAVHEFIKVLRCGLLPRGEPCPQGQQPAQKSKAKGRRARS